From the Esox lucius isolate fEsoLuc1 chromosome 21, fEsoLuc1.pri, whole genome shotgun sequence genome, one window contains:
- the LOC105019564 gene encoding nebulin isoform X1: MSMEMVTSMEEISTERVSLMEETSERTVTSMEETSEKTASTTEETSEKMVTSMEEISTERVTLMDGTLEKTVSLMEETSEKMVNLMGEASERTVSPTEVVSGKMHSGETEAVERSTGRVTWMEGTSEEPVPGEATVTNCGTGGETEESAAELNSHIPSLEVARRCSVLASDASAAKPVLPEPGFARRCSVLASNVKYKEDYEKSKAHNLYVPDADFQHAKNVSSFISETKYKEEGKLETSMSLHSVLPETMATQHAREASELQSEVRYRENAKAERSTSFYSLLPETLETQLAKEHTDMLSERMYREEGKREISNSLYSSIQDTPEMQLSKTVKEFQSETKYREAGKRRLSTSAYCLLPETIEIQHAKEASQLQSEIKYKEESKGPQSSLYSQLTWTPEMQFAKNTSEMLSENKYKDSGRRDTSSSIYSHLQETSETQFAKAMSELQSETKYKEAGKKGASSSLYSTLPETLDTVHAKDVAQILSEIKYKEDRKENSSSLYSLLPETPETQFAKEVSDFQSEHKYKEEGKQTISKSLYSLLPETTDIQLAKQMSEILSETKYKEAGKKQVSTSLYSLLPETKDIQHAKEASQLQSEIKYKECGKKDISASLYSVLPETTDIQFAREMTEMQSENKYKEEGKRRISTCVYSQLPETPETQFVKAVSELQSEMKYKESGKKQVSSSLYSTLPETLETQHAKEASLLQSELKYKEGLKKNLSSSVYSTLPETIDTLFAKRQSAMRSQVKYKEDTKENSFNLYSLLPETTETQFAKQMSDMQSETKYKESGKKEISTSLYSTLPETLETQHAKEASQLQSELKYKDEKVSSGSAYSQLPETMETVRARELTELQSEIKYKERDKKNISTSLYSLLPETTEIHLAREMTELQSKNKYKEEGKRGISTCVYSQLSETPETQFVKAVSELQSELKYKGAGKKERSTSLYATLPETLETQHAKEASQLQSELKYKAGLKKSLSSNVYSTLHETIDTHFAKQQSAMQSENKYKEDTKENSFNLYSLLPETAETQFAKQMSDMQSEAKYKISGKKEASTSLYSTLPETLETQHAKEASQLQSELKYKDEKVSSGSAYSQLPETMETVRARELTELQSEIKYKERGKKDISASLYTLLPETREIQFAREMSELQSQNKYKKEGKRGISTCVYSQLPETPETQFVKAVSELQSETKYKETGKKELSTSLYSTLPETMETQHAKEASQVQSELMYKKGLKMDTSLSLYSTLPETIETNFAKRQSAMQSENKYKEDTKENSFNLYSLLPETTETQFAKQMSELQSETKYKEAGKKENSTSLYATLPETLETQHAKEASQLQSELKYKDEKVSSGSAYSHLPETMEIARARELTELQSELKYKESGKKSISQSVYSVLADTMETQFVKNVSELQSQTKYKKAGKNNAKTLYSVMPETLETQHAKQVSQLQSQLKYKEDGRKEMSSSLYSVLPETVESQLAKENSEMLSERRYKKGCKNEISSSLYSLLPETADTQFAKQMSELQSEVNYKKDTQELRDTFYAQLPETMETLFAKEMSQEISQAKYKEAGKQQFTSSLYSKLPETLETQHAKEASQLQSENKYKEGWKKDISTSLYSQLPDTKEIQFARALTELQSENKYKEDSKKTLSTSVYSQLVETKEIEFVKAVSELQSENKYKEEGKKQVFSSLYATLPETMETQHAKEASQLQSEHKYKEGGKKDMSGSLYSLLPETTETRLAKEHCDIYSQVKYKEDAVKEHCTNLYSLLPETTDTEFAKRQSEFLSEQNYKSDTQDLSGCLYALLPETMETKFAKEMSLEISQSKYKEAGKKEASTSLYSTLPETLETQHAKEASQLQSETKYKESGKVIQSTSLYSQLPQTAEIQFAAKVSDLQSENKYKKDGKKRISTCLYSQLPETNETQFVKAVSELQSETKYKKAGRKEASSCLYALLPETMETQHAKEASQLQSENKYKGGVKKKENATCLYSQLPETTEIEFAKTMTERQSENKYKQKSKQEVSSSIFSQLPETKEIEFAKQISEMQSEQKYKKDTQEHSSCFYAQLPETMETQFAKELSQTLSENKYKEAGRKEMANSLYSLMPQTSEIQHAKELSHLYSEKSYKEEVRKDSGHSLYSQMPQTIETAFAKEVARHQSDKLYKEKYNAEKGKSSYITMETLPEVSHAMDINKQQSEVNYRTGRKDLHSFTTLADRPDILKAKQATELASDVAYRRKTKPEIYVDVLGRSDIEHAKVASKLASQVQYKEKFEKEFKGQKPQYNPSECVSFKHTQAANTLASQVKYKTNQNQVTEGSPDLPNLLHLEHVLHASKLQSNVEYKKKYELSKGHYHDALDTAEQLHHRQNAVLHSQVKYKEEYERNKGRSQMEFVDTQSYRVSKEAQKIQSEREYRKEYDEHIRGKALVDADLTPGYLTARHASNVLSEKEYRREGLEVKERGLSGLGLEDTPDLIRAKNASHILSEKEYRKDLENEIVGKGMEISGDVLEMQRAKKATELTSQASYKQTAQLREHSYGAVTDTPELLHAAYLKDVYSQKKYKDEAEKMRGSYGFDGTEMERVKNNQRNISSCRYTWDSKLHRSLVSSVTDTPEIILARENTKKISDVKYREGVGSGTPVMETLDMERVRRNQENISSCRYTWDSKLHRSLMSSVTDTPEIILARENTKKISDVKYREGVGSGTPVMETLDMERVRRNQENISSVKYKKPLQSSSVGVTPELERVRQNQDNVSSVKYQRGLKELQGRSCTELDTPEMRRVRKSQNDISMAKYHEDFERTRGRGCGPLMEDPNMERMRHRNHQTISEAAYRGVHPQVVEMDRRPGGIIVDGSSILNSTHLAQDYLKVWRTDPGSIFDFDPVEDNIQSKSLHRLSERVSHLPRQRSQQSLPSQAQSVCSLASASDLWDKSLSDFSSGSALPPQDRAPVLPGAYHQNPQQQQGYGYMHQTSMSSVRSVQSPPSVTMKVYRALYDYAAQDHDEVSFRDGDIIVNAQPIDEGWMYGTVQRTGKSGMLPANYVECFN; the protein is encoded by the exons ATGTCAATGGAAATGGTCACCTCGATGGAAGAAATATCAACGGAAAGGGTCTCCTTGATGGAAGAAACATCAGAGAGAACAGTCACCTCGATGGAAGAAACGTCTGAGAAAACTGCCTCTACGACAGAAGAAACATCTGAGAAAATGGTCACCTCGATGGAAGAAATATCGACGGAAAGGGTCACCTTGATGGATGGAACATTGGAAAAAACAGTCTCCTTGATGGAAGAAACGTCTGAGAAAATGGTCAACTTGATGGGAGAAGCGTCAGAGAGAACAGTTAGCCCGACAGAAGTGGTGTCAGGCAAAATGCATTCTGGGGAAACCGAGGCGGTCGAACGTAGCACAGGAAGAGTCACTTGGATGGAAGGAACGTCGGAGGAACCGGTACCTGGAGAAGCAACCGTCACCAACTGTGGCACAGGAGGAGAAACCGAG GAGTCGGCTGCTGAGCTGAATTCGCACATACCCAGTTTGGAAGTTGCCAGGAGGTGCAGTGTTCTGGCGAGCGAC GCGTCTGCTGCTAAGCCTGTTCTCCCGGAACCCGGCTTCGCCAGGAGGTGCAGCGTTCTGGCAAGCAAC GTGAAGTACAAGGAGGACTATGAGAAATCCAAAGCTCACAACCTCTATGTTCCTGATGCTGATTTTCAACATGCTAAAAACGTCAGCTCCTTCATTTCAGAG ACAAAGTACAAGGAGGAGGGGAAGTTGGAAACGTCCATGTCTCTTCACTCAGTGCTTCCAGAAACAATGGCCACCCAGCATGCCAGAGAAGCCTCTGAGCTACAGAGTGAG GTCAGGTATCGAGAGAATGCAAAGGCAGAGAGATCCACTTCCTTCTACTCACTGCTCCCAGAGACCCTAGAGACTCAGTTGGCGAAAGAGCATACAGATATGCTGAGTGAG AGAATGTACAGGGAGGAGGGGAAAAGGGAGATTTCCAACAGCCTGTATTCGTCAATTCAAGACACCCCTGAGATGCAGCTCTCTAAAACAGTCAAGGAGTTCCAGAGTGAG ACCAAGTACCGTGAGGCTGGGAAGAGGAGGCTCTCTACCTCTGCGTACTGCCTGCTCCCGGAGACCATAGAGATTCAGCATGCTAAAGAGGCCTCCCAGCTACAGAGTGAG ATAAAATACAAAGAAGAAAGCAAAGGTCCTCAGTCATCACTCTACTCCCAACTTACATGGACCCCAGAGATGCAGTTTGCCAAAAACACGAGTGAAATGCTGAGCGAG AACAAATACAAGGATAGTGGCAGAAGGGACACCTCCAGTTCCATTTATTCTCATCTCCAGGAGACCAGTGAAACCCAGTTCGCTAAAGCCATGTCAGAACTTCAGAGTGAG ACGAAGTACAAAGAAGCGGGAAAGAAGGGAGCCTCTAGTTCTCTCTATTCCACCTTACCAGAGACTTTGGACACAGTTCATGCCAAAGACGTTGCCCAGATCCTTAGCGAG atAAAGTATAAAGAAGATCGGAAAGAGAACTCCTCCAGCCTTTATTCTCTGCTCCCGGAGACGCCAGAGACTCAGTTTGCAAAAGAGGTCTCAGATTTCCAGAGTGAG CACAAGTATAAAGAAGAGGGAAAGCAGACAATTTCGAAAAGCCTCTACTCTCTGCTACCTGAGACCACAGATATCCAGTTGGCCAAGCAGATGTCTGAAATACTGAGCGAG ACCAAGTACAAGGAAGCAGGCAAAAAGCAGGTGTCTACATCATTGTACTCTTTGCTACCAGAGACCAAGGACATCCAGCATGCCAAGGAAGCATCACAGTTACAGAGTGAG ATCAAATACAAGGAGTGTGGAAAGAAGGACATTTCAGCATCCCTGTACTCTGTACTCCCAGAAACCACAGACATCCAGTTTGCCAGAGAAATGACGGAAATGCAGAGCGAG aataaatacaaagaaGAAGGAAAAAGGCGTATCTCCACGTGTGTTTACTCTCAGCTACCAGAAACCCCCGAGACTCAGTTTGTCAAAGCCGTATCTGAACTCCAGAGTGAG ATGAAATACAAAGAAAGTGGAAAGAAGCAAGTATCCAGCTCTCTCTACTCCACTTTACCAGAAACACTGGAGACCCAGCATGCCAAAGAGGCATCTCTGCTTCAGAGTGAG CTGAAGTACAAGGAAGGACTGAAAAAGAACTTGTCCTCCAGTGTTTATTCTACTCTGCCCGAAACTATTGATACTCTTTTTGCAAAACGACAGTCAGCTATGCGGAGCCAG GTCAAGTATAAAGAAGATACTAAGGAGAACTCCTTCAACCTCTACTCTTTACTGCCTGagacaacagaaacacagtTTGCAAAGCAGATGTCAGACATGCAGAGTGag ACAAAATACAAGGAATCAGGCAAAAAAGAGATATCTACATCTCTCTACTCCACCTTACCAGAGACTTTGGAGACCCAACACGCCAAAGAGGCTTCGCAGCTACAGAGTGAG CTCAAGTACAAAGATGAGAAAGTCTCCTCTGGTTCAGCCTACTCTCAGCTTCCTGAGACGATGGAGACAGTGAGAGCTCGGGAGCTCACGGAGTTGCAGAGCGAG ATCAAATATAAAGAGAGGGACAAAAAGAACATCTCAACATCCCTGTACTCCTTACTCCCAGAGACCACAGAGATCCACTTGGCTAGAGAAATGACAGAGCTACAGAGCAAG aataaatacaaagaaGAAGGAAAAAGGGGTATCTCCACATGTGTCTACTCTCAGCTATCAGAAACCCCTGAGACTCAGTTTGTGAAAGCCGTATCTGAACTCCAGAGTGAG TTAAAGTACAAAGGTGCCGGGAAGAAAGAACGTTCCACTTCTCTCTACGCCACCTTACCAGAGACACTGGAGACCCAACACGCCAAGGAGGCTTCCCAGCTACAGAGTGAG CTGAAGTACAAGGCAGGACTGAAAAAGAGCTTGTCTTCCAATGTTTATTCTACGCTGCACGAAACTATTGATACTCATTTTGCAAAACAACAGTCAGCTATGCAGAGCGAG AACAAGTATAAAGAAGATACTAAGGAGAACTCCTTCAACCTCTACTCTCTACTGCCAGAGACAGCAGAAACACAGTTTGCAAAGCAGATGTCAGACATGCAGAGTGAG gcaaaatacaaaatatcagGCAAAAAAGAGGCCTCTACATCTCTCTACTCCACCTTACCAGAGACACTGGAGACCCAGCACGCCAAAGAGGCTTCCCAGCTACAGAGTGAG CTCAAGTACAAAGATGAGAAAGTCTCCTCTGGTTCAGCCTACTCACAGCTTCCTGAGACGATGGAGACAGTGAGAGCTCGGGAGCTCACGGAGTTGCAGAGCGAG ATCAAATACAAAGAGAGGGGCAAGAAGGACATCTCAGCATCCCTGTACACCTTACTCCCAGAGACCAGAGAGATCCAGTTTGCCAGAGAAATGTCAGAGCTACAGAGCCAG aataaatacaaaaaagaaggaaaaagggGTATCTCGACGTGTGTTTACTCTCAGCTACCCGAAACCCCAGAGACTCAGTTTGTGAAAGCCGTATCTGAACTCCAGAGTGAG ACGAAGTACAAAGAAACAGGGAAAAAAGAACTGTCCACTTCTCTCTACTCCACCTTACCAGAGACTATGGAGACACAACACGCCAAAGAGGCTTCCCAGGTGCAGAGTGAG TTGATGTACAAGAAAGGCCTGAAAATGGACACCTCCCTCAGTCTCTATTCTACCCTGCCAGAAACAATTGAAACTAATTTTGCGAAACGACAGTCAGCGATGCAGAGCGAG AACAAGTATAAAGAAGATACTAAGGAGAACTCCTTCAACCTCTACTCTCTACTGCcagaaacaacagaaacacagttTGCAAAGCAAATGTCTGAACTGCAGAGTGAG ACAAAGTACAAAGAAGCAGGGAAGAAAGAGAATTCTACATCTCTCTATGCCACCTTACCAGAAACACTGGAGACCCAGCACGCCAAGGAGGCTTCCCAGCTACAGAGTGAG CTCAAGTACAAAGATGAGAAAGTGTCCTCTGGTTCGGCTTACTCTCACCTCCCTGAGACGATGGAGATAGCTAGAGCTCGGGAGCTCACGGAGTTGCAGAGCGAG CTCAAGTACAAAGAGAGCGGGAAGAAGAGTATCTCCCAAAGTGTATATTCTGTGCTAGCAGATACCATGGAGACCCAATTTGTCAAAAATGTGTCTGAACTGCAAAGTCAG ACGAAGTACAAAAAGGCCGGAAAGAATAATGCAAAGACTCTCTACTCTGTGATGCCAGAGACTCTGGAGACCCAGCATGCCAAGCAAGTCTCCCAGCTCCAGAGCCAG CTCAAATATAAGGAAGATGGGAGAAAGGAGATGTCCAGTTCTCTTTACTCTGTCCTCCCAGAGACAGTAGAGTCTCAGTTAGCTAAAGAGAACTCTGAGATGCTGAGTGAG AGGAGGTATAAAAAGGGCTGCAAAAACGAGATATCCTCAAGCCTCTACTCGCTGCTCCCGGAAACAGCCGACACTCAGTTTGCTAAACAGATGTCGGAACTCCAGAGTGAG GTAAATTACAAAAAAGACACACAAGAACTGCGGGATACTTTTTATGCACAATTGCCTGAAACCATGGAGACCTTGTTTGCAAAGGAAATGTCGCAAGAAATATCTCAG GCCAAGTACAAGGAGGCAGGAAAGCAACAGTTCACCAGTTCTCTCTACTCCAAGCTACCAGAGACTTTGGAGACCCAGCACGCAAAAGAGGCTTCTCAGCTACAGAGCGAG AATAAGTATAAAGAAGGATGGAAGAAGGACATTTCAACCTCCTTGTATTCTCAACTTCCTGACACAAAAGAGATCCAGTTTGCCAGAGCGCTTACAGAGCTCCAGAGTGAG AACAAGTACAAAGAAGACAGTAAAAAGACCCTTTCAACAAGTGTTTATTCTCAACTAGTAGAGACCAAGGAAATAGAGTTTGTGAAAGCTGTTTCTGAACTCCAGAGTGAG AACAAGTATAAGGAGGAAGGAAAAAAGCAAGTATTCAGCTCACTGTACGCCACCTTGCCAGAGACTATGGAGACCCAACATGCCAAAGAGGCTTCTCAGCTACAGAGTGAG CATAAATATAAGGAAGGTGGCAAGAAGGACATGTCCGGTTCTCTGTATTCCCTGCTTCCGGAAACGACAGAGACCCGGCTAGCCAAAGAGCATTGTGATATTTATAGCCAG gtGAAATACAAAGAGGATGCTGTAAAGGAGCATTGCACAAATCTTTATTCCTTGCTGCCAGAAACAACTGATACAGAATTTGCCAAACGGCAATCAGAGTTCCTAAGTGag caaaaTTACAAAAGTGACACTCAGGACCTTTCCGGTTGCTTGTACGCCCTGCTGCCTGAAACCATGGAAACTAAGTTTGCTAAAGAGATGTCTCTAGAAATATCTCAG TCTAAATACAAGGAGGCTGGGAAAAAAGAGGCCTCTACATCTCTCTACTCCACCTTACCAGAGACACTGGAGACACAGCACGCCAAGGAGGCTTCCCAGCTACAGAGTGAG ACCAAGTACAAGGAGAGTGGAAAAGTGATCCAGTCCACCAGTTTGTACTCCCAGCTCCCACAGACTGCAGAGATCCAGTTCGCAGCCAAAGTCTCTGACCTTCAAAGCGAG AACAAGTACAAAAAGGATGGTAAGAAGAGGATATCTACTTGCCTGTACTCTCAACTACCAGAAACCAATGAGACCCAGTTTGTGAAGGCTGTGTCAGAGCTCCAGAGTGAG ACCAAATATAAAAAAGCAGGGAGAAAAGAGGCCTCTAGTTGCCTCTATGCCCTGCTACCAGAGACTATGGAGACACAGCACGCCAAAGAGGCTTCTCAGCTGCAAAGTGAG AATAAGTACAAAGGAGGTGtgaagaaaaaggaaaatgcGACATGCCTGTACTCACAACTGCCAGAGACCACAGAGATTGAGTTTGCTAAAACAATGACAGAACGTCAGAGTGAG AATAAGTACAAACAGAAAAGTAAACAGGAGGTATCCAGTAGCATTTTCTCCCAGCTTCCGGAGACAAAGGAAATAGAGTTTGCCAAACAGATTTCAGAAATGCAGAGTGag CAAAAGTACAAAAAAGACACCCAGGAACATTCCAGTTGCTTTTATGCCCAACTGCCTGAAACCATGGAGACCCAGTTTGCTAAAGAACTGTCTCAAACTCTGAGTGAG aataAGTACAAAGAAGCTGGAAGAAAGGAGATGGCCAactctctctactctcttaTGCCTCAGACCAGTGAGATACAGCATGCGAAAGAGCTCTCCCATCTCTACAGCGAG AAAAGCTACAAGGAAGAGGTCAGGAAGGATTCAGGCCATAGTCTGTACTCCCAGATGCCCCAGACCATCGAGACTGCATTTGCAAAGGAAGTGGCCAGACACCAGAGTGAT aAACTGTATAAAGAGAAGTACAACGCAGAGAAGGGCAAGTCAAGTTACATCACCATGGAGACCTTACCGGAAGTCTCCCACgctatggatataaacaaacagcagAGTGAA GTAAACTACCGGACAGGTAGGAAGGACCTCCACAGTTTCACCACGTTGGCCGACAGACCTGACATCCTGAAAGCCAAACAGGCCACTGAACTGGCTAGCGAT GTGGCCTATCGAAGGAAAACTAAGCCTGAAATCTATGTCGACGTCCTGGGAAGGTCTGATATCGAGCACGCCAAAGTGGCCTCCAAACTTGCCAGTCAG GTGCAGTACAAGGAGAAGTTTGAGAAGGAGTTCAAAGGTCAGAAGCCCCAGTACAACCCCAGCGAGTGTGTGTCCTTCAAACACACGCAGGCCGCCAATACCCTCGCCAGCCAG GTGAAGTATAAGACCAACCAGAACCAAGTGACAGAGGGATCCCCAGATCTGCCCAACCTGCTTCACCTCGAGCACGTCCTACACGCCAGCAAGCTGCAGAGCAAC GTGGAGTACAAGAAGAAGTATGAGCTGTCTAAAGGACACTACCATGATGCCCTGGACACAGCGGAACAGCTCCACCACAGGCAAAATGCAGTACTGCACAGTCAG GTGAAATACAAGGAGGAGTACGAGAGGAACAAAGGCAGGTCGCAGATGGAGTTTGTGGACACACAGTCTTACAGGGTATCCAAAGAGGCTCAGAAAATACAAAGCGAG AGAGAGTACAGGAAGGAGTATGATGAACACATAAGGGGCAAAGCCTTAGTGGACGCTGACCTGACCCCTGGCTACCTGACTGCCCGCCACGCCAGCAATGTCCTGAGTGAG AAGGAGTACAGGAGGGAGGGACTGGAAGTGAAGGAGCGAGGGCTTTCGGGGCTGGGATTGGAGGACACACCGGACCTCATCCGGGCTAAAAACGCCAGTCATATCCTCAGTGAG AAAGAGTACCGCAAGGACCTGGAGAATGAGATCGTGGGCAAAGGCATGGAGATCAGTGGCGACGTGCTGGAAATGCAGAGAGCCAAGAAAGCCACCGAGCTAACCAGCCAA GCCTCCTACAAGCAGACGGCCCAGCTGAGGGAGCATTCGTATGGTGCTGTGACGGACACACCAGAACTGCTGCACGCGGCCTACCTGAAGGACGTGTACAGCCAG AAGAAGTACAAGGATGAAGCAGAGAAGATGAGGGGTTCGTATGGGTTCGACGGCAccgagatggagagagtgaagaaCAACCAGAGAAACATCAGCTCA TGTCGCTACACATGGGACTCAAAGCTACACAGAAGCCTGGTGTCTTCTGTCACCGACACTCCGGAAATCATCCTCGCTCGGGAGAACACAAAGAAAATCAGCGAT GTGAAGTAcagagagggggtggggagTGGGACGCCAGTCATGGAGACCCTTGACATGGAGAGGGTCCGTAGGAACCAAGAGAACATCAGTTCG TGTCGCTACACATGGGACTCAAAGCTACACAGAAGCCTGATGTCTTCTGTCACAGACACTCCGGAAATCATCCTCGCTCGGGAGAACACAAAGAAAATCAGCGAT GTGAAGTAcagagagggggtggggagTGGGACGCCAGTCATGGAGACCCTTGACATGGAGAGGGTCCGTAGGAACCAAGAGAACATCAGTTCG GTGAAGTATAAAAAGCCTCTCCAGTCGTCCAGTGTGGGAGTAACGCCAGAGTTAGAGAGAGTCCGTCAGAATCAGGACAACGTCAGCTCG